One segment of Triticum aestivum cultivar Chinese Spring chromosome 2A, IWGSC CS RefSeq v2.1, whole genome shotgun sequence DNA contains the following:
- the LOC123190118 gene encoding acanthoscurrin-1 codes for MAKKVQVIATLLTLNLLFFTFANATGRPCPPGGGSGGGGSGGGGGGGGSGGGGGGNCGGGNCGGGGNGGGGNGGGGNCGGGGNGGGGNGGGGNGGGGNGGGGNGGGGNGGGGNGGGGNGGGGNGGGGNGGGGNSTQCPLDALKLGVCANVLGLLNLTLGSPPVQPCCSLIQGLADLEAALCLCTTLNLNLLGINLTLPIALSLVLNNCGKNVPSGFQCPN; via the coding sequence ATGGCGAAGAAAGTGCAGGTGATCGCTACGCTCCTGACCCTGAACCTTCTCTTCTTCACCTTCGCCAACGCCACTGGCCGTCCCTGCCCTCCTGGCGGGGGCAGCGGCGGGGGAGGGAGCGGTGGCggtgggggaggaggggggagCGGTGGCGGGGGAGGCGGCAATTGTGGTGGCGGGAACTGTGGTGGGGGAGGAAACGGTGGCGGCGGAAACGGTGGAGGAGGGAACTGTGGTGGAGGCGGAAACGGTGGTGGTGGCAATGGTGGAGGCGGGAACGGTGGGGGCGGGAACGGTGGGGGCGGGAACGGTGGCGGCGGAAACGGTGGCGGTGGGAATGGTGGCGGCGGAAACGGTGGCGGTGGCAATGGtggcggcggcaacggtgggggcGGAAACAGCACCCAGTGCCCTCTGGACGCGCTGAAGCTGGGGGTGTGCGCGAACGTGCTCGGGCTGCTGAACCTTACCCTGGGGAGCCCGCCGGTGCAGCCGTGCTGCTCGCTGATCCAGGGGCTGGCGGACCTCGAGGCGGCGCTGTGCCTCTGCACGACGCTGAACCTCAACCTTCTGGGCATCAACCTGACCTTGCCCATCGCCCTCAGCCTCGTCCTCAACAACTGCGGCAAGAACGTCCCCTCCGGCTTCCAGTGCCCCAACTGA